A section of the Acropora muricata isolate sample 2 chromosome 4, ASM3666990v1, whole genome shotgun sequence genome encodes:
- the LOC136915534 gene encoding zinc finger MIZ domain-containing protein 1-like isoform X4: MELEYIDLETTGIASTGAGMSLSMERHIQQTNERLQCIKQHLSTPQGFQTSARELLEWCGDVRAFQRAFESNLMGCLTVVSQVAPSPGYDLDLGYRLLAICAAHRDKFTSKSANMLGVWCEDLGRLLLLRHQKQRNDTQKTVGYPGQPNKISQVSNQMNPMNALNPLANNDASTVMWPQTTQGHGQQQPSLSVVTTVWGVTSSMTNGTANMTHDPSNPGIPTTNTVNSVGHPYLSTSANPKPYAQQGSYPARPGSRLPQETPTASPYLQRQNSFPTAGATPSVNPGSNHYYSQQNSVPPNASPFPQATANPAAAAAAAAVAAAAATATATATATATAALQDQQQMDYNGFPASQNPYPPNQASHPQHPPPPYQRSNSFPQYQQPFSQQQQHGTQQGMQKPNSGMSRAYMQEFVMRSRQQQQQQMQQQQQQQQQQMQQQYKQQYSASYGSAYNMSSGYPQQGGYQPPGAPPPPYSQSVSPMTQMNQQMGQIMQANTMNQPVGQMNQTMGPQLGQLSTMGAMNQMPQVNPGGHMSQMTPASQIPPVNQVPPVGVYGSHMPQQGNRPMARRRKSQYQNSPLANALSPPVTPGPIPSPYMSISDVGNSPANCYDIKPQVVPSTASPQAYEDIKPPRLNIPENDVIRLTFPVRDGIVLPPFRLEHNLAVSNHVFHLRDSVHQTLMMRPDLELQFKCYHHEDKQMYTNWPASVTVSVNANPLMIERQGDNKTSHKPLHLKNVCKPGRNTIQITVTACCCSHLFVLQLVHRPSVSSVLQSLLRKRLLPAEHCITKIKRNFSLCSSAAGGNDDSVEQTAIKVSLKCPITFRRITLPARGHDCKHIQCFDLESYLRLNCDRGNWKCPVCSKVALLEGLEVDQFMWGILTTSRCTDVEEVTIDPNSQWKPVAVKQEPKEEDCPGPQPAKKARPSPPDSLPLTGVRTPTSMSSSSGHYSPYQTQPPSNPGMGAPTPPVRTPPETHSSSVAGNLSEQTSSNNTGSVQTATTPSADKMTPSPATSQANTQSVNNRGPSTPQTPGGSHSTGQKGQAGDRTQHSSSSLPQPPVSGNTESITADLESDNLSEEFSFGVLEGDHGGGTDGVEGALDVLPGTLDPEELFNYLTPSDLPSEDILSMFE, translated from the exons ATGGAGCTCGAATACATAGATTTGGAAACCACAGGGATAGCCAGCACTG GTGCTGGAATGAGCTTGAGCATGGAAAGGCATATTCAGCAAACTAATGAAAGATTGCAGTGCATCAAGCAACATTTGTCCACCCCACAAGGGTTTCAGACATCTGCAAGGGAACTTCTAGAGTGGTGTGGGGATGTAAGAGCTTTTCAAAGAGCCTTTGAAAGTAATTTAATGGGATGCCTCACA GTTGTGAGTCAAGTTGCACCAAGCCCAGGCTATGATTTGGATTTAG GTTATAGACTTCTAGCCATTTGTGCAGCACATAGGGATAAGTTTACATCAAAGTCAGCAA ATATGTTAGGTGTCTGGTGTGAAGACCTTGGCAGGCTTCTTCTATTGCGACACCAGAAGCAAAGAAATGACACACAGAAGACAGTGGGATACCCTGGTCAACCCAACAAGATAAGCCAAGTGTCAAACCAGATGAATCCAATGAATGCATTAAATCCACTTGCCAACAA TGATGCGTCAACTGTCATGTGGCCACAGACCACACAAGGACATGGTCAACAGCAACCTTCTCTGTCTGTGGTGACAACGGTATGGGGAGTCACATCATCCATGACGAATGGAACAGCAAACATGACACATGATCCTTCCAATCCTGGAATTCCAACCACAAATACTGTTAACTCTGTGGGGCATCCATACCTTTCAACTTCAGCAAATCCAAAGCCATATGCTCAACAAG GTAGTTATCCAGCAAGACCAGGAAGCAGACTTCCCCAAGAAACACCAACAGCATCACCATACCTCCAACGACAAAACAGTTTCCCAACTGCTGGGGCCACACCTTCAGTAAATCCTGGAAGTAACCATTACTATTCACAGCAGAATTCAGTTCCACCCAATGCATCCCCGTTCCCACAGGCAACTGCAAACCCAGCAGCAGCAGCTGCAGCTGCTGCAGTTGCCGCAGCTGCTGCCACCGCAACAGCAACGGCGACAGCTACAGCTACAGCTGCTCTTCAGGATCAGCAACAAATGG attaCAATGGATTCCCTGCAAGCCAAAACCCATATCCACCAAATCAAGCCAGTCACCCTCAGCACCCACCGCCCCCTTATCAACGCAGCAATAGTTTTCCACAGTACCAGCAGCCTTTTTCTCAGCAGCAGCAACATGGGACCCAGCAGGGTATGCAGAAGCCCAACTCAGGCATGAGTCGTGCATACATGCAGGAGTTTGTGATGCGAAGTAGgcaacagcagcaacagcaaatgcaacaacaacagcagcagcagcaacaacaaatgCAACAGCAATACAAACAGCAGTATTCTGCATCTTATGGG AGTGCATATAACATGTCGTCTGGCTATCCGCAACAGGGTGGTTACCAGCCACCAGGAGCTCCCCCTCCCCCTTACTCGCAAAGTGTGAGCCCCATGACACAGATGAACCAACAAATGGGACAGATCATGCAAGCAAACACCATGAACCAACCTGTGGGACAAATGAACCAAACCATGGGACCTCAGTTGGGTCAATTGAGCACCATGGGAGCAATGAACCAAATGCCACAGGTGAACCCAGGAGGACACATGTCACAAATGACTCCAGCCTCACAAATACCACCAGTGAACCAGGTGCCACCAGTAGGGGTGTATGGATCACATATGCCACAACAAGGAAATCGTCCAATGGCCAGACGGCGCAAGAGTCAGTATCAGAACTCGCCATTGGCAAATGCTTTATCTCCTCCAGTCACACCTGGACCTATACCAAGCCCTTACATGAGTATTAGTGATGTTGGAAATAGTCCTGCAAATTGTTATGATATAAAGCCGCAAGTTGTTCCCAGTACTGCATCACCACAGGCTTATGAGGATATCAAACCTCCAAGGTTAAATA taCCTGAAAATGATGTTATCAGGCTAACATTTCCAGTACGAGATGGTATCGTTCTGCCGCCGTTCCGACTGGAGCACAATTTAGCTGTTAGCAACCACGTTTTCCATCTTCGAGACTCTGTTCACCAGACGCTCATGATGAG ACCTGATCTCGAGCTCCAATTTAAGTGTTATCATCATGAAGATAAACAAATGTACACCAACTGGCCGGCATCGGTCACTGTTAGTGTGAATGCTAATCCGCTAATGATAGAGAGG caaggagataacaagACGTCGCACAAGCCCCTTCATCTGAAGAATGTGTGCAAACCAGGAAGAAATACCATCCAGATAACAGTCACAGCATGTTGCTGT tcTCATCTCTTCGTCCTCCAACTGGTTCACAGGCCATCTGTCAGCTCTGTTTTACAGAGTTTGCTTCGCAAACGGCTTCTACCCGCCGAACATTGTATCACAAAAA TAAAAAGAAATTTCTCGTTATGCTCATCTGCTGCTGGCGGTAATGATGACAGTGTAGAACAAACAGCCATCAAAGTGTCTTTGAAGTGTCCTATCACATTTAGAAGAATAACACTGCCAGCGAGAGGGCATGATTGCAAGCACATTCAG tGTTTTGATTTAGAGTCGTACCTGAGACTGAACTGCGATAGAGGAAACTGGAAATGCCCAGTTTGTAG CAAAGTGGCTCTACTGGAAGGACTTGAAGTGGATCAGTTTATGTGGGGCATCCTCACAACATCCAGATG CACTGACGTGGAGGAGGTAACAATCGATCCAAACAGCCAATGGAAACCTGTTGCTGTGAAGCAAGAACCAAAAGAGGAAGACTGCCCAGGACCACAGCCTGCTAAGAAAGCACGCCCATCACCACCGGATTCGCTGCCACTCACCGGTGTCCGGACGCCAACTTCCATGTCCAGTAGCAGTGGCCATTACTCTCCCTATCAAACACAACCGCCTTCGAATCCAGGCATGGGTGCGCCCACTCCCCCTGTGCGGACGCCACCCGAGACACACAGTTCCTCTGTTGCAGGAAATTTATCCGAGCAGACAAGTAGCAATAATACAGGGTCTGTTCAGACGGCCACAACACCCAGTG CTGATAAAATGACCCCAAGCCCGGCTACAAGTCAAGCCAACACCCAGAGTGTCAACAACCGGGGTCCCTCCACCCCTCAAACACCAGGAGGCAGTCACTCAACTGGTCAAAAGGGCCAGGCAGGAGATAGGACGCAGCATTCGTCATCTAGCCTTCCTCAGCCACCGGTGTCCGGAAATACTGAGAGCATCACAGCCGATCTCGAGTCTGACAATCTCTCGGAAGAGTTTAGCTTCGGTGTTTTGGAAGGTGATCATGGCGGCGGGACAGATGGAGTCGAAGGTGCCCTGGAt GTCCTTCCCGGAACACTGGACCCGGAAGAACTCTTTAATTACTTGACACCGTCCGACCTTCCTAGCGAAGACATATTGTCAATGTTCGAGTAG
- the LOC136915534 gene encoding zinc finger MIZ domain-containing protein 1-like isoform X3 produces MELEYIDLETTGIASTGAGMSLSMERHIQQTNERLQCIKQHLSTPQGFQTSARELLEWCGDVRAFQRAFESNLMGCLTVVSQVAPSPGYDLDLGYRLLAICAAHRDKFTSKSANMLGVWCEDLGRLLLLRHQKQRNDTQKTVGYPGQPNKISQVSNQMNPMNALNPLANNDASTVMWPQTTQGHGQQQPSLSVVTTVWGVTSSMTNGTANMTHDPSNPGIPTTNTVNSVGHPYLSTSANPKPYAQQGSYPARPGSRLPQETPTASPYLQRQNSFPTAGATPSVNPGSNHYYSQQNSVPPNASPFPQATANPAAAAAAAAVAAAAATATATATATATAALQDQQQMDYNGFPASQNPYPPNQASHPQHPPPPYQRSNSFPQYQQPFSQQQQHGTQQGMQKPNSGMSRAYMQEFVMRSRQQQQQQMQQQQQQQQQQMQQQYKQQYSASYGQSAYNMSSGYPQQGGYQPPGAPPPPYSQSVSPMTQMNQQMGQIMQANTMNQPVGQMNQTMGPQLGQLSTMGAMNQMPQVNPGGHMSQMTPASQIPPVNQVPPVGVYGSHMPQQGNRPMARRRKSQYQNSPLANALSPPVTPGPIPSPYMSISDVGNSPANCYDIKPQVVPSTASPQAYEDIKPPRLNIPENDVIRLTFPVRDGIVLPPFRLEHNLAVSNHVFHLRDSVHQTLMMRPDLELQFKCYHHEDKQMYTNWPASVTVSVNANPLMIERQGDNKTSHKPLHLKNVCKPGRNTIQITVTACCCSHLFVLQLVHRPSVSSVLQSLLRKRLLPAEHCITKIKRNFSLCSSAAGGNDDSVEQTAIKVSLKCPITFRRITLPARGHDCKHIQCFDLESYLRLNCDRGNWKCPVCSKVALLEGLEVDQFMWGILTTSRCTDVEEVTIDPNSQWKPVAVKQEPKEEDCPGPQPAKKARPSPPDSLPLTGVRTPTSMSSSSGHYSPYQTQPPSNPGMGAPTPPVRTPPETHSSSVAGNLSEQTSSNNTGSVQTATTPSADKMTPSPATSQANTQSVNNRGPSTPQTPGGSHSTGQKGQAGDRTQHSSSSLPQPPVSGNTESITADLESDNLSEEFSFGVLEGDHGGGTDGVEGALDVLPGTLDPEELFNYLTPSDLPSEDILSMFE; encoded by the exons ATGGAGCTCGAATACATAGATTTGGAAACCACAGGGATAGCCAGCACTG GTGCTGGAATGAGCTTGAGCATGGAAAGGCATATTCAGCAAACTAATGAAAGATTGCAGTGCATCAAGCAACATTTGTCCACCCCACAAGGGTTTCAGACATCTGCAAGGGAACTTCTAGAGTGGTGTGGGGATGTAAGAGCTTTTCAAAGAGCCTTTGAAAGTAATTTAATGGGATGCCTCACA GTTGTGAGTCAAGTTGCACCAAGCCCAGGCTATGATTTGGATTTAG GTTATAGACTTCTAGCCATTTGTGCAGCACATAGGGATAAGTTTACATCAAAGTCAGCAA ATATGTTAGGTGTCTGGTGTGAAGACCTTGGCAGGCTTCTTCTATTGCGACACCAGAAGCAAAGAAATGACACACAGAAGACAGTGGGATACCCTGGTCAACCCAACAAGATAAGCCAAGTGTCAAACCAGATGAATCCAATGAATGCATTAAATCCACTTGCCAACAA TGATGCGTCAACTGTCATGTGGCCACAGACCACACAAGGACATGGTCAACAGCAACCTTCTCTGTCTGTGGTGACAACGGTATGGGGAGTCACATCATCCATGACGAATGGAACAGCAAACATGACACATGATCCTTCCAATCCTGGAATTCCAACCACAAATACTGTTAACTCTGTGGGGCATCCATACCTTTCAACTTCAGCAAATCCAAAGCCATATGCTCAACAAG GTAGTTATCCAGCAAGACCAGGAAGCAGACTTCCCCAAGAAACACCAACAGCATCACCATACCTCCAACGACAAAACAGTTTCCCAACTGCTGGGGCCACACCTTCAGTAAATCCTGGAAGTAACCATTACTATTCACAGCAGAATTCAGTTCCACCCAATGCATCCCCGTTCCCACAGGCAACTGCAAACCCAGCAGCAGCAGCTGCAGCTGCTGCAGTTGCCGCAGCTGCTGCCACCGCAACAGCAACGGCGACAGCTACAGCTACAGCTGCTCTTCAGGATCAGCAACAAATGG attaCAATGGATTCCCTGCAAGCCAAAACCCATATCCACCAAATCAAGCCAGTCACCCTCAGCACCCACCGCCCCCTTATCAACGCAGCAATAGTTTTCCACAGTACCAGCAGCCTTTTTCTCAGCAGCAGCAACATGGGACCCAGCAGGGTATGCAGAAGCCCAACTCAGGCATGAGTCGTGCATACATGCAGGAGTTTGTGATGCGAAGTAGgcaacagcagcaacagcaaatgcaacaacaacagcagcagcagcaacaacaaatgCAACAGCAATACAAACAGCAGTATTCTGCATCTTATGGG CAGAGTGCATATAACATGTCGTCTGGCTATCCGCAACAGGGTGGTTACCAGCCACCAGGAGCTCCCCCTCCCCCTTACTCGCAAAGTGTGAGCCCCATGACACAGATGAACCAACAAATGGGACAGATCATGCAAGCAAACACCATGAACCAACCTGTGGGACAAATGAACCAAACCATGGGACCTCAGTTGGGTCAATTGAGCACCATGGGAGCAATGAACCAAATGCCACAGGTGAACCCAGGAGGACACATGTCACAAATGACTCCAGCCTCACAAATACCACCAGTGAACCAGGTGCCACCAGTAGGGGTGTATGGATCACATATGCCACAACAAGGAAATCGTCCAATGGCCAGACGGCGCAAGAGTCAGTATCAGAACTCGCCATTGGCAAATGCTTTATCTCCTCCAGTCACACCTGGACCTATACCAAGCCCTTACATGAGTATTAGTGATGTTGGAAATAGTCCTGCAAATTGTTATGATATAAAGCCGCAAGTTGTTCCCAGTACTGCATCACCACAGGCTTATGAGGATATCAAACCTCCAAGGTTAAATA taCCTGAAAATGATGTTATCAGGCTAACATTTCCAGTACGAGATGGTATCGTTCTGCCGCCGTTCCGACTGGAGCACAATTTAGCTGTTAGCAACCACGTTTTCCATCTTCGAGACTCTGTTCACCAGACGCTCATGATGAG ACCTGATCTCGAGCTCCAATTTAAGTGTTATCATCATGAAGATAAACAAATGTACACCAACTGGCCGGCATCGGTCACTGTTAGTGTGAATGCTAATCCGCTAATGATAGAGAGG caaggagataacaagACGTCGCACAAGCCCCTTCATCTGAAGAATGTGTGCAAACCAGGAAGAAATACCATCCAGATAACAGTCACAGCATGTTGCTGT tcTCATCTCTTCGTCCTCCAACTGGTTCACAGGCCATCTGTCAGCTCTGTTTTACAGAGTTTGCTTCGCAAACGGCTTCTACCCGCCGAACATTGTATCACAAAAA TAAAAAGAAATTTCTCGTTATGCTCATCTGCTGCTGGCGGTAATGATGACAGTGTAGAACAAACAGCCATCAAAGTGTCTTTGAAGTGTCCTATCACATTTAGAAGAATAACACTGCCAGCGAGAGGGCATGATTGCAAGCACATTCAG tGTTTTGATTTAGAGTCGTACCTGAGACTGAACTGCGATAGAGGAAACTGGAAATGCCCAGTTTGTAG CAAAGTGGCTCTACTGGAAGGACTTGAAGTGGATCAGTTTATGTGGGGCATCCTCACAACATCCAGATG CACTGACGTGGAGGAGGTAACAATCGATCCAAACAGCCAATGGAAACCTGTTGCTGTGAAGCAAGAACCAAAAGAGGAAGACTGCCCAGGACCACAGCCTGCTAAGAAAGCACGCCCATCACCACCGGATTCGCTGCCACTCACCGGTGTCCGGACGCCAACTTCCATGTCCAGTAGCAGTGGCCATTACTCTCCCTATCAAACACAACCGCCTTCGAATCCAGGCATGGGTGCGCCCACTCCCCCTGTGCGGACGCCACCCGAGACACACAGTTCCTCTGTTGCAGGAAATTTATCCGAGCAGACAAGTAGCAATAATACAGGGTCTGTTCAGACGGCCACAACACCCAGTG CTGATAAAATGACCCCAAGCCCGGCTACAAGTCAAGCCAACACCCAGAGTGTCAACAACCGGGGTCCCTCCACCCCTCAAACACCAGGAGGCAGTCACTCAACTGGTCAAAAGGGCCAGGCAGGAGATAGGACGCAGCATTCGTCATCTAGCCTTCCTCAGCCACCGGTGTCCGGAAATACTGAGAGCATCACAGCCGATCTCGAGTCTGACAATCTCTCGGAAGAGTTTAGCTTCGGTGTTTTGGAAGGTGATCATGGCGGCGGGACAGATGGAGTCGAAGGTGCCCTGGAt GTCCTTCCCGGAACACTGGACCCGGAAGAACTCTTTAATTACTTGACACCGTCCGACCTTCCTAGCGAAGACATATTGTCAATGTTCGAGTAG
- the LOC136915534 gene encoding zinc finger MIZ domain-containing protein 1-like isoform X1 has product MGDFSLSGQLGDFTSKAISDLDDGLFYGTATVQNQPLDGQHLTQNSAGMSLSMERHIQQTNERLQCIKQHLSTPQGFQTSARELLEWCGDVRAFQRAFESNLMGCLTVVSQVAPSPGYDLDLGYRLLAICAAHRDKFTSKSANMLGVWCEDLGRLLLLRHQKQRNDTQKTVGYPGQPNKISQVSNQMNPMNALNPLANNDASTVMWPQTTQGHGQQQPSLSVVTTVWGVTSSMTNGTANMTHDPSNPGIPTTNTVNSVGHPYLSTSANPKPYAQQGSYPARPGSRLPQETPTASPYLQRQNSFPTAGATPSVNPGSNHYYSQQNSVPPNASPFPQATANPAAAAAAAAVAAAAATATATATATATAALQDQQQMDYNGFPASQNPYPPNQASHPQHPPPPYQRSNSFPQYQQPFSQQQQHGTQQGMQKPNSGMSRAYMQEFVMRSRQQQQQQMQQQQQQQQQQMQQQYKQQYSASYGQSAYNMSSGYPQQGGYQPPGAPPPPYSQSVSPMTQMNQQMGQIMQANTMNQPVGQMNQTMGPQLGQLSTMGAMNQMPQVNPGGHMSQMTPASQIPPVNQVPPVGVYGSHMPQQGNRPMARRRKSQYQNSPLANALSPPVTPGPIPSPYMSISDVGNSPANCYDIKPQVVPSTASPQAYEDIKPPRLNIPENDVIRLTFPVRDGIVLPPFRLEHNLAVSNHVFHLRDSVHQTLMMRPDLELQFKCYHHEDKQMYTNWPASVTVSVNANPLMIERQGDNKTSHKPLHLKNVCKPGRNTIQITVTACCCSHLFVLQLVHRPSVSSVLQSLLRKRLLPAEHCITKIKRNFSLCSSAAGGNDDSVEQTAIKVSLKCPITFRRITLPARGHDCKHIQCFDLESYLRLNCDRGNWKCPVCSKVALLEGLEVDQFMWGILTTSRCTDVEEVTIDPNSQWKPVAVKQEPKEEDCPGPQPAKKARPSPPDSLPLTGVRTPTSMSSSSGHYSPYQTQPPSNPGMGAPTPPVRTPPETHSSSVAGNLSEQTSSNNTGSVQTATTPSADKMTPSPATSQANTQSVNNRGPSTPQTPGGSHSTGQKGQAGDRTQHSSSSLPQPPVSGNTESITADLESDNLSEEFSFGVLEGDHGGGTDGVEGALDVLPGTLDPEELFNYLTPSDLPSEDILSMFE; this is encoded by the exons ATGGGAGATTTCTCTCTGAGTGGCCAGCTTGGTGACTTTACTAGCAAGGCTATCAGTGACTTGGATGATGGTCTTTTCTATGGAACAGCCACAGTTCAGAATCAACCACTGGATGGTCAACATCTCACCCAGAACA GTGCTGGAATGAGCTTGAGCATGGAAAGGCATATTCAGCAAACTAATGAAAGATTGCAGTGCATCAAGCAACATTTGTCCACCCCACAAGGGTTTCAGACATCTGCAAGGGAACTTCTAGAGTGGTGTGGGGATGTAAGAGCTTTTCAAAGAGCCTTTGAAAGTAATTTAATGGGATGCCTCACA GTTGTGAGTCAAGTTGCACCAAGCCCAGGCTATGATTTGGATTTAG GTTATAGACTTCTAGCCATTTGTGCAGCACATAGGGATAAGTTTACATCAAAGTCAGCAA ATATGTTAGGTGTCTGGTGTGAAGACCTTGGCAGGCTTCTTCTATTGCGACACCAGAAGCAAAGAAATGACACACAGAAGACAGTGGGATACCCTGGTCAACCCAACAAGATAAGCCAAGTGTCAAACCAGATGAATCCAATGAATGCATTAAATCCACTTGCCAACAA TGATGCGTCAACTGTCATGTGGCCACAGACCACACAAGGACATGGTCAACAGCAACCTTCTCTGTCTGTGGTGACAACGGTATGGGGAGTCACATCATCCATGACGAATGGAACAGCAAACATGACACATGATCCTTCCAATCCTGGAATTCCAACCACAAATACTGTTAACTCTGTGGGGCATCCATACCTTTCAACTTCAGCAAATCCAAAGCCATATGCTCAACAAG GTAGTTATCCAGCAAGACCAGGAAGCAGACTTCCCCAAGAAACACCAACAGCATCACCATACCTCCAACGACAAAACAGTTTCCCAACTGCTGGGGCCACACCTTCAGTAAATCCTGGAAGTAACCATTACTATTCACAGCAGAATTCAGTTCCACCCAATGCATCCCCGTTCCCACAGGCAACTGCAAACCCAGCAGCAGCAGCTGCAGCTGCTGCAGTTGCCGCAGCTGCTGCCACCGCAACAGCAACGGCGACAGCTACAGCTACAGCTGCTCTTCAGGATCAGCAACAAATGG attaCAATGGATTCCCTGCAAGCCAAAACCCATATCCACCAAATCAAGCCAGTCACCCTCAGCACCCACCGCCCCCTTATCAACGCAGCAATAGTTTTCCACAGTACCAGCAGCCTTTTTCTCAGCAGCAGCAACATGGGACCCAGCAGGGTATGCAGAAGCCCAACTCAGGCATGAGTCGTGCATACATGCAGGAGTTTGTGATGCGAAGTAGgcaacagcagcaacagcaaatgcaacaacaacagcagcagcagcaacaacaaatgCAACAGCAATACAAACAGCAGTATTCTGCATCTTATGGG CAGAGTGCATATAACATGTCGTCTGGCTATCCGCAACAGGGTGGTTACCAGCCACCAGGAGCTCCCCCTCCCCCTTACTCGCAAAGTGTGAGCCCCATGACACAGATGAACCAACAAATGGGACAGATCATGCAAGCAAACACCATGAACCAACCTGTGGGACAAATGAACCAAACCATGGGACCTCAGTTGGGTCAATTGAGCACCATGGGAGCAATGAACCAAATGCCACAGGTGAACCCAGGAGGACACATGTCACAAATGACTCCAGCCTCACAAATACCACCAGTGAACCAGGTGCCACCAGTAGGGGTGTATGGATCACATATGCCACAACAAGGAAATCGTCCAATGGCCAGACGGCGCAAGAGTCAGTATCAGAACTCGCCATTGGCAAATGCTTTATCTCCTCCAGTCACACCTGGACCTATACCAAGCCCTTACATGAGTATTAGTGATGTTGGAAATAGTCCTGCAAATTGTTATGATATAAAGCCGCAAGTTGTTCCCAGTACTGCATCACCACAGGCTTATGAGGATATCAAACCTCCAAGGTTAAATA taCCTGAAAATGATGTTATCAGGCTAACATTTCCAGTACGAGATGGTATCGTTCTGCCGCCGTTCCGACTGGAGCACAATTTAGCTGTTAGCAACCACGTTTTCCATCTTCGAGACTCTGTTCACCAGACGCTCATGATGAG ACCTGATCTCGAGCTCCAATTTAAGTGTTATCATCATGAAGATAAACAAATGTACACCAACTGGCCGGCATCGGTCACTGTTAGTGTGAATGCTAATCCGCTAATGATAGAGAGG caaggagataacaagACGTCGCACAAGCCCCTTCATCTGAAGAATGTGTGCAAACCAGGAAGAAATACCATCCAGATAACAGTCACAGCATGTTGCTGT tcTCATCTCTTCGTCCTCCAACTGGTTCACAGGCCATCTGTCAGCTCTGTTTTACAGAGTTTGCTTCGCAAACGGCTTCTACCCGCCGAACATTGTATCACAAAAA TAAAAAGAAATTTCTCGTTATGCTCATCTGCTGCTGGCGGTAATGATGACAGTGTAGAACAAACAGCCATCAAAGTGTCTTTGAAGTGTCCTATCACATTTAGAAGAATAACACTGCCAGCGAGAGGGCATGATTGCAAGCACATTCAG tGTTTTGATTTAGAGTCGTACCTGAGACTGAACTGCGATAGAGGAAACTGGAAATGCCCAGTTTGTAG CAAAGTGGCTCTACTGGAAGGACTTGAAGTGGATCAGTTTATGTGGGGCATCCTCACAACATCCAGATG CACTGACGTGGAGGAGGTAACAATCGATCCAAACAGCCAATGGAAACCTGTTGCTGTGAAGCAAGAACCAAAAGAGGAAGACTGCCCAGGACCACAGCCTGCTAAGAAAGCACGCCCATCACCACCGGATTCGCTGCCACTCACCGGTGTCCGGACGCCAACTTCCATGTCCAGTAGCAGTGGCCATTACTCTCCCTATCAAACACAACCGCCTTCGAATCCAGGCATGGGTGCGCCCACTCCCCCTGTGCGGACGCCACCCGAGACACACAGTTCCTCTGTTGCAGGAAATTTATCCGAGCAGACAAGTAGCAATAATACAGGGTCTGTTCAGACGGCCACAACACCCAGTG CTGATAAAATGACCCCAAGCCCGGCTACAAGTCAAGCCAACACCCAGAGTGTCAACAACCGGGGTCCCTCCACCCCTCAAACACCAGGAGGCAGTCACTCAACTGGTCAAAAGGGCCAGGCAGGAGATAGGACGCAGCATTCGTCATCTAGCCTTCCTCAGCCACCGGTGTCCGGAAATACTGAGAGCATCACAGCCGATCTCGAGTCTGACAATCTCTCGGAAGAGTTTAGCTTCGGTGTTTTGGAAGGTGATCATGGCGGCGGGACAGATGGAGTCGAAGGTGCCCTGGAt GTCCTTCCCGGAACACTGGACCCGGAAGAACTCTTTAATTACTTGACACCGTCCGACCTTCCTAGCGAAGACATATTGTCAATGTTCGAGTAG